TGCCGCCGGAATCGTACTGGTTCTTGGTGGTGTCCGACTCATAGCGCGAGCCCGTCCAGCCGCCCCCGATCAGAAACTTCCACTGATCGTTGATGGGGTGCGTGTAGATAAGGTTGATGCGGTTGTTCAGCGCGTTCAGATTGCCCACACGCGAACTCTTGGTCTTCGAGTAGTCCACTTCGTACTCGAGGGCCACGCGATCAAGCGGCCAGCCATTCCACGCGTCGAACGGCGAAATGCCGACGCGGGCGCCAATGCCGAGGGGGTTGTCGAGTTTGGTGAAATCATCGTACTTGGTCCACTGGGCCATGACACCAATTTCGCCGACGGTGGCACGCTGGGCGGCCAGCGGTGCAACGGTGGCAAGTACGAGCAGCGTCGCGAGAGCGAGTCGTCGCATTGCGGGGAGCTCCTGTTGTGCTGTGAACGTTCGCCTCAGTTGAGGCGCTTAGTCTGGTGCCTTACCCATTACGGCGCACAGACTTAAGACATGTAAGATAATACCGATTCGAAAATCCGTCTGCCATCACTTTCCCGAGTCCGCCGGACACATATTGGACTCGACCTGCCTCCAGCAATGACCAATCGCTCTGACCATTCTCTCGATCAGAACGCTCCGCTCTGGGCGCCGGTTCCCGCGCAGGCGCTGGAGACGCAGCTCTTCGCGTTCTATGAAAACGCGGCTCGGCGGTGGGCAGGCACGCCCGCTCCAGACGCGCCGTATGCCCGCTGGCACGCTTGGTCGTGCGACCGGCCGGAGCAGTTCTGGGCGTCGGTGTGGGAAGAGACGGGCGTTGTCGCCGAGTCGCGCGGTGAAGGAACGCTCCCGTGGGACGAGGTCCTCGTCGGCGGTACGCGCATGGCGCCGCCATCCACCGACGCTGGCCCGCATTGGTTCCCCGGCGCACGGCTCAACTTCGCCGAGAATCTGCTTCGGCACCGCGGGCCCGAGCTCGCACTGATCTTTCGCGACGAACGAGGCCGCCGCCGCACCCTCACGCGTGATGCACTCGCTGAGCAGGTCGCGGCACTCGCCGCCACATTGCGCGCCCTCGGCGTTCGGCCCGGCGACCGCGTGGCAGGATTCCTGCCGAACGTTCCCGAGGCGGTCACCGCGATGCTCGCAGCCGCGGCCTGCGGTGCGGTCTGGTCTTCGTGCTCGCCCGACTTCGGAGCCAAGGGCGTGCTCGATCGCTTCGGACAGATCGCACCGCGCGTGCTCTTTGCCGCGGACGGCTACACATACGCGGGCAAAGCCATCGATCTCGTGGCGCGCGTGGCGGACATCGCGGAGGCCATCCCCGAGCTCGAGCACGTGGTGCTCATTCCGTTCCTGCGCGACAGCATCGACGCCGCGTCCATCGCTGCCGTGCGCGGCAGCGTGCCGTGGAGCGACTGCCTCGCACGCAGTGCGGGCGCCGCGCTGTACTGCGAGCAGCTCCCGTTCAACCATCCGTTGTATGTGATGTATTCGTCGGGTACCACCGGGCTCCCCAAGTGCATGGTGCACGGCGCGGGTGGCACGCTGTTGCAACATCTCAAGGAACACCGGCTGCACGTGGAGCTGCGCGCGGGCGAACGCATCTTCTACTTCACCACCTGCGGGTGGATGATGTGGAACTGGCTCGTGAGCGCGCTCGCCTCGGGCGCCACCGTGGTGCTCTACGACGGTGCGCCGATGCCACCATCGCAGCCCGACGCGCTCTGGACGCTTGCGGCCGAGGAGCAGGTGGCGGTGTTTGGCACGAGCGCCAAGTTCTTAGCCATGAGCGAAAAAGAAGGGATGCACCCAGCGCGCACGCACGATCTCAGCGCGATGCGCACCATCCTGAGCACGGGGAGTCCGCTCGCCGAGCACAGCTACGATTTTGTCTACCGCAGCGTGCGCAGCGGTGTGCATCTCGCCAGTATTTCGGGCGGCACCGATCTCATTTCATGTTTCGCGCTCGGGAATCCCATGCTGCCGGTGTGGCGCGGCGAGTTGCAGTGCCGTGGTTTGGGAATGGCAGTGGATGTGTTCGATGCGGCGGGGCAGTCCGTTCGAGGAGAGGCCGGTGAGCTCGTGTGCACCACGCCATTTCCCTCAATGCCGGTGGCCTTCTGGAACGACGCCGACGGCGCCAAGTATCACGCGGCGTATTTCGATCAGTATCCCAATGTCTGGCGCCACGGCGATTGGGCCGCGATCACCGCGCACGACGGTCTCGTGATCTACGGCCGAAGCGACGCCACCCTCAATCCGAGTGGCGTGCGCATTGGCACCGCCGAGATTTATCGGCAGGTGGAGCAACTCGAGGAGATTCTCGAGAGCGTGGTGGTGGGGCAGGAGATTGTCGCGGAGGGAAGTGCCGATGTGCGCATCGTACTGTTCGTGCGGCTCCGTGCCGGCGCGGTGCTCAACGACGCGCTCCGCGACACACTCCGCCGCCGCATTCGTGAGGCCGCGAGTCCGCACCACGTGCCCAAGGTGATCGTGCAGGTCGCGGACATTCCGCGCACAATCAGTGGTAAGATTACCGAGATGGCGGTGCGTGATGTGATCCACGGCCGCGAGGTGAAGAACACCGATGCGCTGGCGAATCCCGCCGCGCTCGATCTGTACCGGAACCTGCCCGAGTTGAGGTTGACATGACCAACGAAGCCACCGTTGCTCCTCTCGTGACACTCGACGCGGTGCGTGCCGCGCGCACCGTCATTGGCGACCGTGTGCGCCGTACGCCGATGATGGCCTCGGCCACGCTCTCTGCGATGACCGGTGCCGATATCTTTCTCAAGCTCGAGCTCTTTCAGAAAACGGGATCGTTCAAAGTGCGTGGGGCGCTGAACCGAATGGATCAGCTCACGGCAGAAGAGCGGAAACGCGGCGTCGTCACGCTCTCGGCGGGCAACCACGCGCAGGCCGTGGCGTGGGCCGCGCGCGCGATGGGAGTGTCGGCCACGGTCGTCATGCCAACCACGGCCGTGCGCAGTAAGGTCGAAGCCACGCGCGGCTACGGCGGCGATGTCGTGCAGACGAGCGGCGATCTGCTCGGCACCGCACATACCCTACAAGCAGAGCGCGGCCTGACGCTCGTACATCCTTTTGACGATGACCGCGTGATCGCAGGCGCGGGCACGCTGGCTCTTGAGGCGTTCGAGGATGTGTCCGATCCAGACGTGCTGCTCGTGGGCTGCGGCGGTGGCGGTGTGCTGAGCGGCATTAGCGTGGCCGCGCGGGGGCTACGGCCTGCCGCGCGCGTGATTGGCGTCGAGCCAGATGGTGCTTGCGGAATGCGGCAGAGTCTCGACCACGGCTCCCCAGTGGCTCCGGACCGCCTGTCGACCATCGCGGACGGCCTTGCCGCGCCCTTCACCGGCGTGCGCAACTTTGCGCATGTGAAGGGACTGGGCGTTGAGATGGTCACCGTGCCCGACGAAGCGATTGTCGAGGCGATGTGGCTGCTGATTGAGCGCTGTAAGGTGCTAGCCGAGCCTGCGGCGGCGGCTGGGCTCGCGGCGTTGCTGGCCGGAAAAGTGACCGTCCCCAAAGGCGCGAAGGTCGTGCTCTTTGTGACGGGCGGCAATGTGGACCGGGAATGCCTGCGCACGCTCGGATGAGTGCCGGAGTGGGCGCCAGTTCCTTGCCCTCCGACGAACCGTCCCACCGGACACTATATTAGGGAAATGAAAGGCGCCCTCTGTCTCCTCCGGCAGGCTTCCATCGGACTCGAGTGGTCCCGGTGGTGGACGTGCGCCCGCACGGGTTCCCGCGGCGCCTAATTCTGCGCGTGTGGCACGTGAACGGTTCGTACTCGACTGTCTACTGTCTACCCGCCCATTATCAGGAGCCCCCATGGCTACTACCGCGTCTCCGCTCAAGTCCGAGCCACACGACACCTTTCCGATCAACGGAACCGATTACATCGAGTTCTGGGTCGGCAACGCCAAGCAGTCGGCGCTGTATTACCGCGCAGCATTCGGTTTTCAGCTCGTCGGCTACCGCGGCCCCGAAACCGGCGTGCGCGACCGCGCGAGCTACTTGCTGCAACAAGACAAGATTCGGCTCGTCATCACATCAGCGCTCGGTCCATCGGGTGCGATCTCGGAGCATGTCGCAAAGCACGGCGACGGCGTCAAGGATCTCGCCTTCTGGGTGGATGACGCCCGCGATGCCTGGGCCAAAGCCGTAGAGCGCGGCGCCCGCTCCGTGCAGGAACCGACGGTGCTCACCGACGCCGACGGCGAAGTGGTGATTGCCGCTATCGCAACGTACGGCGACACCATCCATTCGATTGTCGAGCGCCGGAACTATCGCGGATTGTTCATCCCAGGTTTTGTGCCCAAGACCTCGGAGTTCAACGCGCCGCCGGTTGGGCTCAAGTATGTGGACCACTGCGTGGGCAATGTCGAACTCGGCAAGATGAACGAGTGGGTGGAGTTCTACTCGCACGTCCTCGGCTTCTACAACCTGCTCACCTTCGACGACAAGGACATCTCCACCGAGTACTCCTCGCTGATGTCCAAGGTGATGTCGAACGGCAACGGCCGCATTAAGTTCCCGATCAACGAGCCGGCCGTCGGCAAGAAGAAATCACAAATCGACGAGTACCTCGACTTCTACGGCGGGCCGGGCGTGCAGCACATCGCCGTCGCCACCGACGACATTCTCGCGACGGTCAAGGCGCTCAAGTCGCGCGGCGTGGAGTTCCTCGGCACGCCGTCGTCGTATTACGACGACCTCGAGGCGCGCGTCGGCAAGATCGACGAGCCCGTCGCCGAGCTGAAGGCGCATGGCATTCTCGTGGACCGCGACGACGAAGGCTACCTGCTGCAGCTCTTCTCCAAGCCGGTGCAGGACCGTCCGACGCTCTTCTTTGAGATCATCCAGCGCAAGGGCGCCAAGGGATTCGGCAAGGGCAACTTCCGCGCGCTCTTTGAGAGCATTGAACGCGAGCAGGAACTGCGGGGGAATCTCTAATGCCGATGTATCACATCCTGGGGCAGGTGCCACGAAAACGGCATATCGTGTTTCGTCGCCCCGACGGCGGGCTGTACAGCGAGCAGTTGATGGGCAACGAAGGCTTCACCGGACCGTCGGCGTTGCTCTATCACATTCATCCGCCCACGACCATCAAGTCCGTGCGCGAACTCAAGAAGCTCGTGTGGGAAGCCGACGACAGCGCAGCGCTGCGGCACCGGCACTTCCGCACGCGCCAACTGCCAAAGGGCGGATCGCCTACGCTCGACCGCATTCCGTTGATGTACAACAACGACATCGCGATGCTCTGGGTGGAGCCGGATAAAACCGACGAACATTTTTATCGGAACGCGCAGGCGGATGAGGTGGTGTACGTCGCCGAAGGAGAGGGCACGGTCGAAACGCAGTTCGGCCCGCTCGCCATTAAGCCCGGCGACTATCTGATGCTCCCGCGCGGCATCATGCATCGGTATCGCTTTACCACGCCGGCCAAGTTGCTCTGCTTTGAGAGCCGCGGCTATGTGCGCACGCCCTCGCGGTATCGCACGGAGTTCGGACAGATCGTGGAAGGCGCGCCGTACAGCGAGCGCGACTTCCGCCGTCCCACGGAACTCGTGACGCACGACGAAAAGGGAGATTTCCCCATCATCGTCAAGCAGTACAACGCCCTCACCGAGATGGTGCTCGATCACCATCCGCTCGACGTCGTGGGCTGGGATGGTTTTTTCTACCCATGGGCGTTCAACATCCACGACTTTGAACCGATCGTCGGCAAGGTGCACCAGCCGCCGCCAGTGCATCAGACGTTCCAAGGCGACGGATTCGTGATCTGCTCTTTTGTGCCGCGTCCGTACGACTTTCACCCGCAGGCGGTGCCAGCGCCGTACAATCACAGCAACGTGGACAGCGACGAGGTGCTCTTCTACGCCTCGAGCGAGTTCATGAGCCGCAAGGGGATTGAGTACGGCTCCATCACGCACCATCCGGATGGTCTGCCGCATGGTCCGCATCCGGGGCGCGTTGAAGCGAGCATTGGCGCCAAGGAAACCAACGAACTCGCGGTGATGATGGATTCATTCCGGCCCATGAAGATTGCCAAGCCGGCGCTCCCTGCTGAAGACGAACAGTATTTCCGCAGTTGGATCGAAGCCGGCGACGGTTTCAATCCGCCGACGTCCTGAGTCCGTCATGCTCACGTTCGATATTCCGGCGCTCCCCATCCCCGAGCGGTCTCGACTGCTCGCCCGGGTGGTCGCGCCGAGGCCGATCGCGTTTGTCTCCACGGTCGGCGCGGACGGTGTCGGCAATCTCGCCCCCTTCTCGTACTTCACCATGGGGGGCGGGAATCCGGCCTGTCTCACCTTTTGCACGGTCAACCTGCGCGACGGAAAGGAAAAGGATTCGCTGCGGAATATTAAGGCGACCGGTGAGTTCGTCGTCAATGTGGTCACCCGCGCGATGGCGGAGCAGATGAATCGCACCGCCGTCGATTTCAGCTCAGACGTGGATGAGTTCGACGTCTCCGGCTTTACGCGCACCGCCAGCGTCCGCGTCAAACCGCCGGGTGTGGCGGAATCTCCGGTGCGCATCGAATGCCGCCTCGTGCAGGTGGTGCGCGTGGGCGAAGGCGCGTCGGCCAGCAACTTTATCATTGGCGAAGTGCTCTACGTATCAGTCGACGCCGCCGTATGCACGGATGGTCTCCCCGACAATCACAAGCTCGACCAACTCTCCCGGCTCGGTGCCGACCTGTATCTGCCCATGACGCCCGACGCGCTGTTTTCTATGGCGCGTCCCGCCAAACCCTAGACTATGCCAACGTTCTCGCGCCGTTTCGCGTCGTTGCCCCAGTACCTGCTGGCCACTATCCCGCAGAAGAAGCGCGACTTGATCGCGCGCGGCATCGACGTCATTGACTTAGGCGCAGGAGATGCGGATCTCGCGCCACCGCCAAAGGCTGTCGAAGCCTTAGCGGCCGCCGCGCGCGATCCAGCCATGAGTCGTTATGGTTTTGGCCTCGGACTGCCAGCGTATCGCGATGCCGTGTCTGCCTGGATGCTCAAGCGATTTGGGCATCAGTTCGACCCGCTCACGGAAATCGTTCCGCTCATCGGCTCCAAGGAAGGACTCGCGCATCTCGAACTCGCCTATCTCCAAAAAGGCGACGTCGCGATTCTTCCCGATCCGGGCTATCTCGCCTACCTCGGCGGCGCGCTGCTCTCTGAAGCAGAACCGTATATGTATCCGATCACGCCGCGCACGAACTTTCTCGTAGAACTCGACGATGTGCCAGCCGACGTGCTCGCGCGCACCAAGTTGCTCTACCTGAATTATCCCAATAATCCCACGGCTGCCGTCGCACCGCTCGAATATCTCGAGCGCGTGGTGGCGCAGTGCCGTGAGCGCGACATCGTGCTCGTCTACGACAACGCCTACTCGGAGATGACCTTCGACGGTTATGTGGCGCCGAGCATCTTTGATGTACCGGGCGCGCGCGACGTGGCGATTGAGTTCCACTCGCTTTCGAAGACGTACAACATGACCGGCTGGCGCTGCGGCTGGGCCTGCGGCAACAAGACGGTCGTTGGTGCGCTGGCCAAGGTGAAGAGTTTCCTCGACACCGGTCAGTTTATGGCGGTGCAAAAGGCCGGCATCGCCGCGCTCGACAGCTGGGCCGAGTGGGTGCCGGGCAACATTGCCGTGTTTAAGGAGCGGCGCGATGCCGCCGTGGCGGCGTTCCGTGCGAATGGATTTTCGGTGGAGCCGCCCAAGGGCTCGATGTATCTCTGGCTTCCACTCCCGGCTGGCGTGTCGAGCCGCGAATTCCACGAACGGATGATGGAAGAGCAGGGCGTCATCGTGCTCCCTGGCGCCGGCCTCGGCGCGGGCGGCGAAGGGTTCTTCCGTATTTCGTTTATCACAAGTCCCGAGCGCATTGCCGAAGCGGCACGTCGCGCCGGCGCGGTGCTCAGGGCGATGACGGCGGCGTAGGCGCGGAAAAACGTGCGCGCACCTCGGCGCTCACTCGGGTCAGTTTTCCGGTGGCGCGATTGATGGGGCAGTAGATCGTGAGGGCGCGCGCGAGCAGTTTGTCATCGCTCGCGCGCCGTACCTCGGTGTTGCGCTCAAATCGGTGCGAGTCCGCGCTGCCAACCCAGGTGCGCGCGACCACTGAGTCACCAAGCACGGCAGGGTGCTTGTAGTCGATTTCATGCCGGATGGCGACCCACGCCACCTCTGCTTGCTCCTCTGGCGGACAGGCGGCATTCCAGTGCGCGATGGCCACATCCTGCACCCAGCTCAGGTACACTACGTTGTTCACGTGGCCCAGCGTGTCGATGTCGCTCGGCGTGACCGCGATGGTGAGTTCGAAGCGTTCTACGGGCGCGTTCATCCGATGGCCTTCCGCACAGCGGGCGCCACTTTGGTGCCGAACAGTTCTATGGAGCGCATGAGTTGCGCGTGCGGAATGTGTCCCACCGCCATCTGCGCGAGAAAACGGTCGTGTCCAAAGAGCTCATGCTGAAAGAGAATCTTCTCAACGACTTCCTCTGGCGATCCTACCGCCAGCGCGCCGTGCAGCGAGCGTCCCGCCTCGAACTGCGCGCGCGACATCGGCGGCCATCCGCGCTCTCGCCCAATGCGGCTCATCGTCGCGGCGTAGCCCGGAAAGAACTGATCGGCCGCTGCCTGTGATGTGTCGGCCACAAAGACATGCGAGTTGATTCCCACGCGAGCAACTGACGCGTCGTGCCCCTCAGCAACCACGGTGTCACGATAAAACTTTACCATTGGCGCGAAGTTCTCTGGCATCCCGCCAATGATCGCGATGGCGAGCGGCAGCCCCAATGTAGCCGCGCGGTGCACCGACGCCGGCGTGCCGCCAACCGCAATCCATATGGGGAGCGGGTCCTGCACGGGGCGTGGATAGACGGGCTGGTCACGCAGGGGCGCACGGTGCTTGCCTTGCCACGTGACGCGCTCGGAATCGCGAAGCGCGAGCAAGAGATCGAGTTTTTCGGAGAAGAGCGAGTCGTAGTCGTCGAGCGCGTAGCCGAATAACGGAAACGATTCAATAAACGATCCGCGGCCCGCCATAATCTCGGCGCGGCCGCCCGACAGCAGATCTACCGTTGAAAATTCCTGAAAGACTCGGACCGGATCGTCCGAGCTCAGCACCGTGACCGCGCTGGTGAGGCGAATCCGCTTGGTACGAGCCGCAGCGGCAGCCAGAACGACCGCTGGCGCGGACACCGCGAAATCTGGGCGATGGTGCTCGCCGATTCCGAATACGTCGAGGCCGAGTTGATCGGCGAGCTCGACTTCTTCGAGGAGGTCGCGGAGCCGCTGCGCCGCACTGATGGGCGTGCCCGTCAGCGGATCGGCCGACGTGTCAGCGAATGTGTAGAGTCCAAGTTCCATCGCGAATAATCTCTGGCTGCAATCTTGGGGGGAAGGTCAAAAGCGCCTTCGCTAGCCGCAGAGGCAACGCTTCCTTGGGCGGCTAGGGAGGGTGCGCGTGCGGACGGCCAGAGTCAGCGCGCCGGTGCCGACAACACCCGCGCAACCTCTGCCAGCGTCGCTCCAATCTCCACCGGGCGGTTCGCGCGTGCTGGCGCGGGATCTCGCTGCTGGTGGTACTCAATCAACGCGCCGGGGTCCTTCAGGACGTGACCGGTCAGCACCGCTACCACCGTGGCGTCCGGCGCAATCACACCGGCGGCGCGGAGTTTGCGCACGCCCGCTACGCTGGCCGCACTCGCCGGCTCGCAGCCGACACCTGCGGCATCGATCACCGCTTTAGCGTCGAGAATCTCGTCGTCGGTCACAGACGCGACGGCACCGTTCGTTTCGCGAATCGCACGAATCGCACGATCCCAGCTCGCGGGGTCGCCAATCCGGATGGCCGTCGCGATCGTCTCGGGCTTCACTGTTGGGTGCGTCGCAAAATCGTCGGCGAACGCCGTCGCAAATGGCGCCGCCCCGGCCGCCTGCACCGCGAGCAAACGCGGCACGCGATCAATCAGCCCGAGCGCATGCGCCTCGCGCAATGCTTTTCCGAACGCCGATGTGTTGCCGAGGTTTCCTGCGGGCAACGCAATCCAGTCTGGAGCCTGCCAGCCGCGCTGTTGAAGCAGTTCAAAGACAATCGTCTTTTGCCCTTCAATCCGCCACGGATTCACCGAGTTCACCAGATACACGCCAAGCTCAGCGGACGCTTCGCGCACGAGTCGAAGGCAGTCGTCAAAGCTTCCGTCCACGAGCAACGTGCGGGCGCCGTACGCGAGCGACTGCGTCAGCTTACCCATGGCCACCTGACCGCGCG
This region of Gemmatimonadota bacterium genomic DNA includes:
- the hppD gene encoding 4-hydroxyphenylpyruvate dioxygenase, with amino-acid sequence MATTASPLKSEPHDTFPINGTDYIEFWVGNAKQSALYYRAAFGFQLVGYRGPETGVRDRASYLLQQDKIRLVITSALGPSGAISEHVAKHGDGVKDLAFWVDDARDAWAKAVERGARSVQEPTVLTDADGEVVIAAIATYGDTIHSIVERRNYRGLFIPGFVPKTSEFNAPPVGLKYVDHCVGNVELGKMNEWVEFYSHVLGFYNLLTFDDKDISTEYSSLMSKVMSNGNGRIKFPINEPAVGKKKSQIDEYLDFYGGPGVQHIAVATDDILATVKALKSRGVEFLGTPSSYYDDLEARVGKIDEPVAELKAHGILVDRDDEGYLLQLFSKPVQDRPTLFFEIIQRKGAKGFGKGNFRALFESIEREQELRGNL
- a CDS encoding threonine/serine dehydratase encodes the protein MTNEATVAPLVTLDAVRAARTVIGDRVRRTPMMASATLSAMTGADIFLKLELFQKTGSFKVRGALNRMDQLTAEERKRGVVTLSAGNHAQAVAWAARAMGVSATVVMPTTAVRSKVEATRGYGGDVVQTSGDLLGTAHTLQAERGLTLVHPFDDDRVIAGAGTLALEAFEDVSDPDVLLVGCGGGGVLSGISVAARGLRPAARVIGVEPDGACGMRQSLDHGSPVAPDRLSTIADGLAAPFTGVRNFAHVKGLGVEMVTVPDEAIVEAMWLLIERCKVLAEPAAAAGLAALLAGKVTVPKGAKVVLFVTGGNVDRECLRTLG
- a CDS encoding LLM class flavin-dependent oxidoreductase, which produces MELGLYTFADTSADPLTGTPISAAQRLRDLLEEVELADQLGLDVFGIGEHHRPDFAVSAPAVVLAAAAARTKRIRLTSAVTVLSSDDPVRVFQEFSTVDLLSGGRAEIMAGRGSFIESFPLFGYALDDYDSLFSEKLDLLLALRDSERVTWQGKHRAPLRDQPVYPRPVQDPLPIWIAVGGTPASVHRAATLGLPLAIAIIGGMPENFAPMVKFYRDTVVAEGHDASVARVGINSHVFVADTSQAAADQFFPGYAATMSRIGRERGWPPMSRAQFEAGRSLHGALAVGSPEEVVEKILFQHELFGHDRFLAQMAVGHIPHAQLMRSIELFGTKVAPAVRKAIG
- a CDS encoding aminotransferase class I/II-fold pyridoxal phosphate-dependent enzyme, whose protein sequence is MPTFSRRFASLPQYLLATIPQKKRDLIARGIDVIDLGAGDADLAPPPKAVEALAAAARDPAMSRYGFGLGLPAYRDAVSAWMLKRFGHQFDPLTEIVPLIGSKEGLAHLELAYLQKGDVAILPDPGYLAYLGGALLSEAEPYMYPITPRTNFLVELDDVPADVLARTKLLYLNYPNNPTAAVAPLEYLERVVAQCRERDIVLVYDNAYSEMTFDGYVAPSIFDVPGARDVAIEFHSLSKTYNMTGWRCGWACGNKTVVGALAKVKSFLDTGQFMAVQKAGIAALDSWAEWVPGNIAVFKERRDAAVAAFRANGFSVEPPKGSMYLWLPLPAGVSSREFHERMMEEQGVIVLPGAGLGAGGEGFFRISFITSPERIAEAARRAGAVLRAMTAA
- a CDS encoding thioesterase family protein; protein product: MNAPVERFELTIAVTPSDIDTLGHVNNVVYLSWVQDVAIAHWNAACPPEEQAEVAWVAIRHEIDYKHPAVLGDSVVARTWVGSADSHRFERNTEVRRASDDKLLARALTIYCPINRATGKLTRVSAEVRARFSAPTPPSSP
- the thrC gene encoding threonine synthase codes for the protein MSELFAVAGTPSVQRCESCGATWPELDASATCRTCDGLLAIVQPTPTAHGAALLQRFGSRCCTHPGSEASGVWRFAELVMPSATSHVTHPEGNTPLLRRTAVQTYAGVAELWLKHEGQNPTGSFKDRGMTVAVTQAARVGARAVACASTGNTSASLASYAAHAGIPALVLVPRGQVAMGKLTQSLAYGARTLLVDGSFDDCLRLVREASAELGVYLVNSVNPWRIEGQKTIVFELLQQRGWQAPDWIALPAGNLGNTSAFGKALREAHALGLIDRVPRLLAVQAAGAAPFATAFADDFATHPTVKPETIATAIRIGDPASWDRAIRAIRETNGAVASVTDDEILDAKAVIDAAGVGCEPASAASVAGVRKLRAAGVIAPDATVVAVLTGHVLKDPGALIEYHQQRDPAPARANRPVEIGATLAEVARVLSAPAR
- a CDS encoding homogentisate 1,2-dioxygenase codes for the protein MPMYHILGQVPRKRHIVFRRPDGGLYSEQLMGNEGFTGPSALLYHIHPPTTIKSVRELKKLVWEADDSAALRHRHFRTRQLPKGGSPTLDRIPLMYNNDIAMLWVEPDKTDEHFYRNAQADEVVYVAEGEGTVETQFGPLAIKPGDYLMLPRGIMHRYRFTTPAKLLCFESRGYVRTPSRYRTEFGQIVEGAPYSERDFRRPTELVTHDEKGDFPIIVKQYNALTEMVLDHHPLDVVGWDGFFYPWAFNIHDFEPIVGKVHQPPPVHQTFQGDGFVICSFVPRPYDFHPQAVPAPYNHSNVDSDEVLFYASSEFMSRKGIEYGSITHHPDGLPHGPHPGRVEASIGAKETNELAVMMDSFRPMKIAKPALPAEDEQYFRSWIEAGDGFNPPTS
- a CDS encoding flavin reductase family protein — translated: MLTFDIPALPIPERSRLLARVVAPRPIAFVSTVGADGVGNLAPFSYFTMGGGNPACLTFCTVNLRDGKEKDSLRNIKATGEFVVNVVTRAMAEQMNRTAVDFSSDVDEFDVSGFTRTASVRVKPPGVAESPVRIECRLVQVVRVGEGASASNFIIGEVLYVSVDAAVCTDGLPDNHKLDQLSRLGADLYLPMTPDALFSMARPAKP
- a CDS encoding acetoacetate--CoA ligase; protein product: MTNRSDHSLDQNAPLWAPVPAQALETQLFAFYENAARRWAGTPAPDAPYARWHAWSCDRPEQFWASVWEETGVVAESRGEGTLPWDEVLVGGTRMAPPSTDAGPHWFPGARLNFAENLLRHRGPELALIFRDERGRRRTLTRDALAEQVAALAATLRALGVRPGDRVAGFLPNVPEAVTAMLAAAACGAVWSSCSPDFGAKGVLDRFGQIAPRVLFAADGYTYAGKAIDLVARVADIAEAIPELEHVVLIPFLRDSIDAASIAAVRGSVPWSDCLARSAGAALYCEQLPFNHPLYVMYSSGTTGLPKCMVHGAGGTLLQHLKEHRLHVELRAGERIFYFTTCGWMMWNWLVSALASGATVVLYDGAPMPPSQPDALWTLAAEEQVAVFGTSAKFLAMSEKEGMHPARTHDLSAMRTILSTGSPLAEHSYDFVYRSVRSGVHLASISGGTDLISCFALGNPMLPVWRGELQCRGLGMAVDVFDAAGQSVRGEAGELVCTTPFPSMPVAFWNDADGAKYHAAYFDQYPNVWRHGDWAAITAHDGLVIYGRSDATLNPSGVRIGTAEIYRQVEQLEEILESVVVGQEIVAEGSADVRIVLFVRLRAGAVLNDALRDTLRRRIREAASPHHVPKVIVQVADIPRTISGKITEMAVRDVIHGREVKNTDALANPAALDLYRNLPELRLT